From the genome of Notolabrus celidotus isolate fNotCel1 chromosome 5, fNotCel1.pri, whole genome shotgun sequence, one region includes:
- the nfrkb gene encoding nuclear factor related to kappa-B-binding protein isoform X1: MDALTHMLTDPLEPKEENDGQIVEECMLGNCKVSLPEDLLEDPDIFFSVMGESTWTDVLSESQRQHLRQFLPQFPDNNVVEQDSTITDLFNNKDFNFGNPLHLAQKLFRDGYFNPEVVKYRELCAKSQKKRQLHSLQQYYHKLLKQILVSRKELLEFAVQNGLDFPPKRKLPSKSHAEMREPRVRRRISRIMKEVKAECGDSNASSDDDDISLWNPAPQSPSSPTPTVSLRVLPSLSTQDMKITEKVELGERDLKAMLHNHREKRKRQPEHPDLMTTDIHLGDILSRANIGRKGTVSLFDLCLPKKKIKDERRKKKMRTIKVESEDPCETLTSSETQLAPPSNIINSLPDTPSTPLTNIKEEIVEESQSSPAMVEEIAVSFFSLLESILRAENLSSTLTLEDKVQMWQSSPASSLNVWFSSVPCWSDLVLQALQFLAGETKDGMMALPSGFSPFAEFSEESQQWRWIGPTQDTEKDLSALCQLWLDSKDLIVKTENEDMLEITSPTPRVSSTDYVVRPSTGDERQVFQIQEQQRYNQPHKAFTFRMHGFESVVGPVKGVFDKEMSLNKAREHTLLRSDRPPYVTILSLVRDAAARLPNGEGTRAEICELLKDSQFLAPDVTSAQVNTVVSGALDRLHYEKDPCVKYDIGRKLWIYLHRSRSQEEFERIHQAQAAAAKARKALQQKPKPASKPKSGSKDGGSKTPGCLESGQDLGPSPMSPTPTTPTQNTPGTPKSPLPCAVTTPTKTGVPDAIKASPGVLLVSPPSLPQLGAILPSSQAAPPVSQPVTSQHTARLVSHLTASSLPQVRVVSAQPGLVSSAGSQQATLVHQTPHQIRMPVSVAAKGISQAVVSVPLRSQSASSPVHVPTSLSVSAVAVAKSHTGSPGSPAHTAASAVLQGVASPNIKQVSITGQLGMKTTGGAGIPITATNLRIQGKDVLRLPPSSITTDAKGQTVLRITPDMMATLAKSPVATVKLTPEFLGGGASGSKSISATLHVTPPHHSPSSVSTVTSCTGEVQTSKAVPVTSTLLKAAGDTAIRLMPTLAVSVADQKSRTFTTVSSPDKSGATIRIMPGLGVIPQKQGQTITMTTTTGGKPLTASTVANVVTMAASVVAGAKGITVAPGVSGSALTLGTATATVRQVPATVVTTQTGKLPARITVPLSVLNQPLKSKSVVTTPIVKGSLNTNISSLGRNIILTTMPAGTKLIAGNKPVSFVTAQQFQQLQQQGQATQVRIQTVPAQQLQQHMAAGSPKSVSTVVVTTAPSPKCTPDQPPAPQQ, from the exons ATGGATGCCCTCACCCACATGCTTACAGACCCCCTTGAGCCAAAAGAAGAAAACGATGGCCAAATCGTTGAGGAATGTATGCTGGGGAACTGTAAAGTGAGCCTCCCAGAGGACCTACTTGAagac cctgatattttcttctctgTGATGGGTGAAAGTACCTGGACTGATGTACTGTCAGAGTCCCAGAGGCAGCACCTTCGCCAGTTTTTGCCACAGTTTCCTGACAACAATGTCGTTGAACAGGACAGTACCATCACTGATCTGTTCAACAACAAAGATTTTAACTTTGGAAATCCTCTTCACCTTGCACAAAAACTTTTCAGAG ATGGATATTTCAATCCTGAGGTTGTCAAGTACAGAGAATTGTGTGCAAAGTCCCAGAAAAAGCGACAGTTGCACTCTCTTCAGCAGTATTACCACAAACTTTTGAAGCAGATCCTTGTCTCCAGAAAG GAGCTGCTGGAGTTTGCAGTTCAGAACGGTCTGGACTTTCCACCAAAAAGGAAGTTACCATCCAAGTCTCATGCTGAAATGCGGGAGCCGAGAGTGAGAAGAAGAATTAGCCGCATAATGAAGGAGGTCAAAGCTGAGTGTGGAGACAGCAATGCTTCATCTGATGATGATG ACATATCATTGTGGAATCCAGCGCCACAGTCACCTTCCTCTCCTACTCCCACGGTCTCACTCAGAGTTCTTCCCAGCCTCTCCACCCAGGACATGAAGATTACTG AAAAAGTTGAACTAGGGGAGCGGGACTTGAAAGCAATGCTTCACAACCACCGAGAGAAGAGGAAGCGACAGCCG GAGCATCCAGATTTAATGACCACGGATATCCACCTTGGAGACATACTATCAAGAGCAAATATCGGTCGAAAGGGGACTGTGT CTCTCTTTGATCTGTGCCTTCCTAAAAAGAAGATCAAAGatgagagaaggaagaagaagatgagaaCAATAAAAGTGGAATCTGAGGATCCCTGCGAAACTCTTACGTCCTCAGAAACACAATTAGCTCCACCCTCAAATATCATCAACTCCCTGCCGGATACTCCATCGACTCCACTGACCAACATCAAAGAAGA GATTGTGGAGGAATCTCAGAGCAGTCCGGCTATGGTTGAGGAAATAGCTGTCAGCTTCTTCAGTTTGTTGGAGAGCATTTTAAGAGCAGAAAATCTGTCCAGTACTCTAACG CTGGAGGATAAAGTTCAAATGTGGCAGTCGTCCCCAGCCAGCTCCCTCAATGTTTGGTTTTCATCTGTCCCCTGTTGGTCTGACCTGGTTCTTCAGGCCCTGCAGTTTCTTGCTGGAGAGACTAAAG ATGGCATGATGGCACTGCCCAGTGGCTTTTCTCCGTTTGCAGAATTTTCTGAAGAGTCTCAGCAGTGGAGGTGGATCG GTCCCACTCAGGATACAGAGAAGGATCTCAGTGCGCTCTGTCAGCTGTGGCTGGACTCTAAAGATTTAATTGTCAAG acagaaaatgaagaCATGTTAGAGATTACTTCTCCAACACCAAGAGT CAGTTCGACTGATTACGTGGTGCGGCCCAGCACTGGAGATGAGAGACAAGTCTTTCAAAtccag GAGCAGCAGCGATACAACCAGCCGCACAAAGCCTTCACCTTCAGGATGCACGGCTTTGAATCTGTGGTGGGGCCGGTCAAAGGAGTCTTTGATAAGGAGATGTCCCTTAACAAAGCTAGGGAGCACACACTACTCCGCTCAGACCGTCCACCTTACGTCACCATTCTCTCACTGG tgcGTGATGCTGCAGCCAGGCTACCCAATGGAGAGGGAACAAGGGCAGAGATCTGTGAACTGTTGAAAGACTCACAGTTTCTTGCTCCAGATGTCACCAGTGCACAG GTGAACACGGTCGTCAGTGGGGCTCTGGATCGACTTCACTATGAGAAAGACCCCTGTGTGAAGTATGACATTGGGCGCAAGCTCTGGATTTACCTGCACCGCAGTCGCAGTCAAGAGGAGTTTG AGAGGATCCACCAGGCTCAAGCTGCAGCTGCAAAGGCAAGAAAAGCCCTGCAGCAGAAACCTAAACCGGCATCCAAGCCT AAGTCTGGAAGCAAAGATGGAGGCAGTAAAACCCCTGGATGTCTGGAATCTGGACAGGATTTAGGTCCCAGTCCCATGTCACCAACCCCTACTACACCCACCCAGAACACACCTGGAACCCCTAAGTCACCCTTACCCTGTGCAGTAACAACACCAACAAAGACTGGAGTCCCAGATGCAATCAAAGCCAGCCCAGG CGTTCTTCTTGTGTCCCCTCCCTCGCTGCCCCAGCTGGGAGCCATCTTGCCCAGCAGTCAGGCTGCTCCTCCAGTTTCACAGCCAGTCACGTCCCAACACACGGCTCGGTTAGTGAGTCACCTGACAGCGAGCTCCCTGCCTCAGGTGCGAGTGGTTTCGGCTCAGCCTGGTCTGGTTTCATCAGCTGGAAGTCAGCAGGCCACGCTGGTGCACCAGACCCCTCATCAGATCAGGATGCCTGTGTCAGTTGCAGCAAAGGGCATCTCACAG GCAGTGGTGTCCGTACCTCTGAGGAGTCAGTCTGCGAGTAGTCCAGTCCACGTGCCGACCTCCCTATCTGTGTCTGCTGTAGCTGTGGCTAAATCTCATACTGGTTCTCCTGGTAGTCCAGCACACACAGCTGCCTCTGCTGTGCTGCAAGGAGTGGCCAGCCCAAATATCAAACAG gtATCCATCACAGGCCAGTTGGGAATGAAGAcaacaggaggagcaggaatTCCAATCACAGCAACAAACCTGCGCATCCAGGGTAAAGATGTCCTTcgtctcccaccctcctccatCACCACGGACGCTAAAGGCCAAACGGTGCTAAGGATCACCCCTGACATGATGGCCACCCTCGCCAAATCCCCAGTTGCAACCGTCAAACTCACCCCTGAGTTCCTTGGCGGCGGCGCCTCGGGCAGCAAGAGCATATCAGCCACTCTCCATGTGACCCCGCCCCACCACTCGCCTTCCTCTGTCTCCACTGTCACATCCTGCACTGGGGAAGTGCAGACCTCCAAAGCAGTTCCTGTCACCTCCACCCTGTTGAAGGCGGCCGGAGACACCGCCATACGTCTGATGCCCACTTTGGCTGTCTCTGTGGCCGACCAGAAATCTAGGACCTTCACCACTGTGAGCTCGCCAGACAAGAGCGGCGCCACCATTCGGATAATGCCCGGGCTTGGTGTCATTCCGCAGAAACAGGGTCAGACTATTACCATGACAACCACAACCGGCGGTAAACCACTCACAGCATCTACAGTCGCTAATGTGGTGACCATGGCTGCCAGTGTCGTTGCCGGTGCCAAGGGGATCACAGTGGCTCCAGGAGTGTCTGGTTCAGCTCTGACACTTGGAACAGCCACCGCCACTGTCCGGCAGGTTCCTGCTACAGTCGTTACCACACAAACG GGGAAGTTACCTGCACGGATAACTGTGCCCCTCTCTGTTCTCAACCAGCCACTGAAGAGCAAGAGTGTTGTGACCACACCTATTGTGAAAGGAAGTCTCAACACAAA TATCAGTAGTCTGGGCAGGAACATCATCCTGACCACCATGCCTGCTGGCACCAAGCTGATTGCAGGAAACAAACCAGTCAGCTTTGTTACAGCGCAGCAGTTCCAACAGCTTCAGCAGCAAGGGCAGGCCACACAG GTCCGCATTCAGACAGTCCCAGcgcagcagctccagcagcacaTGGCAGCAGGTTCCCCGAAATCTGTTTCCACGGTTGTAGTGACAACAGCACCTTCGCCTAAATGCACCCCTGATCAGCCACCTGCTCCTCAACAGTGA
- the nfrkb gene encoding nuclear factor related to kappa-B-binding protein isoform X2, translated as MDALTHMLTDPLEPKEENDGQIVEECMLGNCKVSLPEDLLEDPDIFFSVMGESTWTDVLSESQRQHLRQFLPQFPDNNVVEQDSTITDLFNNKDFNFGNPLHLAQKLFRDGYFNPEVVKYRELCAKSQKKRQLHSLQQYYHKLLKQILVSRKELLEFAVQNGLDFPPKRKLPSKSHAEMREPRVRRRISRIMKEVKAECGDSNASSDDDDISLWNPAPQSPSSPTPTVSLRVLPSLSTQDMKITEKVELGERDLKAMLHNHREKRKRQPEHPDLMTTDIHLGDILSRANIGRKGTVSLFDLCLPKKKIKDERRKKKMRTIKVESEDPCETLTSSETQLAPPSNIINSLPDTPSTPLTNIKEEIVEESQSSPAMVEEIAVSFFSLLESILRAENLSSTLTLEDKVQMWQSSPASSLNVWFSSVPCWSDLVLQALQFLAGETKDGMMALPSGFSPFAEFSEESQQWRWIGPTQDTEKDLSALCQLWLDSKDLIVKTENEDMLEITSPTPRVSTDYVVRPSTGDERQVFQIQEQQRYNQPHKAFTFRMHGFESVVGPVKGVFDKEMSLNKAREHTLLRSDRPPYVTILSLVRDAAARLPNGEGTRAEICELLKDSQFLAPDVTSAQVNTVVSGALDRLHYEKDPCVKYDIGRKLWIYLHRSRSQEEFERIHQAQAAAAKARKALQQKPKPASKPKSGSKDGGSKTPGCLESGQDLGPSPMSPTPTTPTQNTPGTPKSPLPCAVTTPTKTGVPDAIKASPGVLLVSPPSLPQLGAILPSSQAAPPVSQPVTSQHTARLVSHLTASSLPQVRVVSAQPGLVSSAGSQQATLVHQTPHQIRMPVSVAAKGISQAVVSVPLRSQSASSPVHVPTSLSVSAVAVAKSHTGSPGSPAHTAASAVLQGVASPNIKQVSITGQLGMKTTGGAGIPITATNLRIQGKDVLRLPPSSITTDAKGQTVLRITPDMMATLAKSPVATVKLTPEFLGGGASGSKSISATLHVTPPHHSPSSVSTVTSCTGEVQTSKAVPVTSTLLKAAGDTAIRLMPTLAVSVADQKSRTFTTVSSPDKSGATIRIMPGLGVIPQKQGQTITMTTTTGGKPLTASTVANVVTMAASVVAGAKGITVAPGVSGSALTLGTATATVRQVPATVVTTQTGKLPARITVPLSVLNQPLKSKSVVTTPIVKGSLNTNISSLGRNIILTTMPAGTKLIAGNKPVSFVTAQQFQQLQQQGQATQVRIQTVPAQQLQQHMAAGSPKSVSTVVVTTAPSPKCTPDQPPAPQQ; from the exons ATGGATGCCCTCACCCACATGCTTACAGACCCCCTTGAGCCAAAAGAAGAAAACGATGGCCAAATCGTTGAGGAATGTATGCTGGGGAACTGTAAAGTGAGCCTCCCAGAGGACCTACTTGAagac cctgatattttcttctctgTGATGGGTGAAAGTACCTGGACTGATGTACTGTCAGAGTCCCAGAGGCAGCACCTTCGCCAGTTTTTGCCACAGTTTCCTGACAACAATGTCGTTGAACAGGACAGTACCATCACTGATCTGTTCAACAACAAAGATTTTAACTTTGGAAATCCTCTTCACCTTGCACAAAAACTTTTCAGAG ATGGATATTTCAATCCTGAGGTTGTCAAGTACAGAGAATTGTGTGCAAAGTCCCAGAAAAAGCGACAGTTGCACTCTCTTCAGCAGTATTACCACAAACTTTTGAAGCAGATCCTTGTCTCCAGAAAG GAGCTGCTGGAGTTTGCAGTTCAGAACGGTCTGGACTTTCCACCAAAAAGGAAGTTACCATCCAAGTCTCATGCTGAAATGCGGGAGCCGAGAGTGAGAAGAAGAATTAGCCGCATAATGAAGGAGGTCAAAGCTGAGTGTGGAGACAGCAATGCTTCATCTGATGATGATG ACATATCATTGTGGAATCCAGCGCCACAGTCACCTTCCTCTCCTACTCCCACGGTCTCACTCAGAGTTCTTCCCAGCCTCTCCACCCAGGACATGAAGATTACTG AAAAAGTTGAACTAGGGGAGCGGGACTTGAAAGCAATGCTTCACAACCACCGAGAGAAGAGGAAGCGACAGCCG GAGCATCCAGATTTAATGACCACGGATATCCACCTTGGAGACATACTATCAAGAGCAAATATCGGTCGAAAGGGGACTGTGT CTCTCTTTGATCTGTGCCTTCCTAAAAAGAAGATCAAAGatgagagaaggaagaagaagatgagaaCAATAAAAGTGGAATCTGAGGATCCCTGCGAAACTCTTACGTCCTCAGAAACACAATTAGCTCCACCCTCAAATATCATCAACTCCCTGCCGGATACTCCATCGACTCCACTGACCAACATCAAAGAAGA GATTGTGGAGGAATCTCAGAGCAGTCCGGCTATGGTTGAGGAAATAGCTGTCAGCTTCTTCAGTTTGTTGGAGAGCATTTTAAGAGCAGAAAATCTGTCCAGTACTCTAACG CTGGAGGATAAAGTTCAAATGTGGCAGTCGTCCCCAGCCAGCTCCCTCAATGTTTGGTTTTCATCTGTCCCCTGTTGGTCTGACCTGGTTCTTCAGGCCCTGCAGTTTCTTGCTGGAGAGACTAAAG ATGGCATGATGGCACTGCCCAGTGGCTTTTCTCCGTTTGCAGAATTTTCTGAAGAGTCTCAGCAGTGGAGGTGGATCG GTCCCACTCAGGATACAGAGAAGGATCTCAGTGCGCTCTGTCAGCTGTGGCTGGACTCTAAAGATTTAATTGTCAAG acagaaaatgaagaCATGTTAGAGATTACTTCTCCAACACCAAGAGT TTCGACTGATTACGTGGTGCGGCCCAGCACTGGAGATGAGAGACAAGTCTTTCAAAtccag GAGCAGCAGCGATACAACCAGCCGCACAAAGCCTTCACCTTCAGGATGCACGGCTTTGAATCTGTGGTGGGGCCGGTCAAAGGAGTCTTTGATAAGGAGATGTCCCTTAACAAAGCTAGGGAGCACACACTACTCCGCTCAGACCGTCCACCTTACGTCACCATTCTCTCACTGG tgcGTGATGCTGCAGCCAGGCTACCCAATGGAGAGGGAACAAGGGCAGAGATCTGTGAACTGTTGAAAGACTCACAGTTTCTTGCTCCAGATGTCACCAGTGCACAG GTGAACACGGTCGTCAGTGGGGCTCTGGATCGACTTCACTATGAGAAAGACCCCTGTGTGAAGTATGACATTGGGCGCAAGCTCTGGATTTACCTGCACCGCAGTCGCAGTCAAGAGGAGTTTG AGAGGATCCACCAGGCTCAAGCTGCAGCTGCAAAGGCAAGAAAAGCCCTGCAGCAGAAACCTAAACCGGCATCCAAGCCT AAGTCTGGAAGCAAAGATGGAGGCAGTAAAACCCCTGGATGTCTGGAATCTGGACAGGATTTAGGTCCCAGTCCCATGTCACCAACCCCTACTACACCCACCCAGAACACACCTGGAACCCCTAAGTCACCCTTACCCTGTGCAGTAACAACACCAACAAAGACTGGAGTCCCAGATGCAATCAAAGCCAGCCCAGG CGTTCTTCTTGTGTCCCCTCCCTCGCTGCCCCAGCTGGGAGCCATCTTGCCCAGCAGTCAGGCTGCTCCTCCAGTTTCACAGCCAGTCACGTCCCAACACACGGCTCGGTTAGTGAGTCACCTGACAGCGAGCTCCCTGCCTCAGGTGCGAGTGGTTTCGGCTCAGCCTGGTCTGGTTTCATCAGCTGGAAGTCAGCAGGCCACGCTGGTGCACCAGACCCCTCATCAGATCAGGATGCCTGTGTCAGTTGCAGCAAAGGGCATCTCACAG GCAGTGGTGTCCGTACCTCTGAGGAGTCAGTCTGCGAGTAGTCCAGTCCACGTGCCGACCTCCCTATCTGTGTCTGCTGTAGCTGTGGCTAAATCTCATACTGGTTCTCCTGGTAGTCCAGCACACACAGCTGCCTCTGCTGTGCTGCAAGGAGTGGCCAGCCCAAATATCAAACAG gtATCCATCACAGGCCAGTTGGGAATGAAGAcaacaggaggagcaggaatTCCAATCACAGCAACAAACCTGCGCATCCAGGGTAAAGATGTCCTTcgtctcccaccctcctccatCACCACGGACGCTAAAGGCCAAACGGTGCTAAGGATCACCCCTGACATGATGGCCACCCTCGCCAAATCCCCAGTTGCAACCGTCAAACTCACCCCTGAGTTCCTTGGCGGCGGCGCCTCGGGCAGCAAGAGCATATCAGCCACTCTCCATGTGACCCCGCCCCACCACTCGCCTTCCTCTGTCTCCACTGTCACATCCTGCACTGGGGAAGTGCAGACCTCCAAAGCAGTTCCTGTCACCTCCACCCTGTTGAAGGCGGCCGGAGACACCGCCATACGTCTGATGCCCACTTTGGCTGTCTCTGTGGCCGACCAGAAATCTAGGACCTTCACCACTGTGAGCTCGCCAGACAAGAGCGGCGCCACCATTCGGATAATGCCCGGGCTTGGTGTCATTCCGCAGAAACAGGGTCAGACTATTACCATGACAACCACAACCGGCGGTAAACCACTCACAGCATCTACAGTCGCTAATGTGGTGACCATGGCTGCCAGTGTCGTTGCCGGTGCCAAGGGGATCACAGTGGCTCCAGGAGTGTCTGGTTCAGCTCTGACACTTGGAACAGCCACCGCCACTGTCCGGCAGGTTCCTGCTACAGTCGTTACCACACAAACG GGGAAGTTACCTGCACGGATAACTGTGCCCCTCTCTGTTCTCAACCAGCCACTGAAGAGCAAGAGTGTTGTGACCACACCTATTGTGAAAGGAAGTCTCAACACAAA TATCAGTAGTCTGGGCAGGAACATCATCCTGACCACCATGCCTGCTGGCACCAAGCTGATTGCAGGAAACAAACCAGTCAGCTTTGTTACAGCGCAGCAGTTCCAACAGCTTCAGCAGCAAGGGCAGGCCACACAG GTCCGCATTCAGACAGTCCCAGcgcagcagctccagcagcacaTGGCAGCAGGTTCCCCGAAATCTGTTTCCACGGTTGTAGTGACAACAGCACCTTCGCCTAAATGCACCCCTGATCAGCCACCTGCTCCTCAACAGTGA